From Pseudomonas fluorescens:
CACTTTGACGTTGGCCTTCTTGATCGCCTCGATGGTGTTGGCCAACTGGCGTGCCGTCGGCGCGACGCCGTGGCGCGGCTCGATCACGGCGCTTACGAACAGGCCGAACTCCTGCATCATGTAGTCGTAGCCCGCATGGGTCGTCGCACAGCGGAACGAAGACAGGTCCAGCGCGGCGAAGCGCGTCATGAAGCCTGCGCGTAGCTCGCGGATACGGCCCGCATACGCCAGGGCATTTTTTCGATACACCGCAGCGTTGTCCGGGTCCAGCTCTCCCAGCCGGCGAGCGATCTCGAACACCTGCTGTATCGCTGCCGTGGTGGACACGAAGGTGTGCGGGTTGACCACCTTGACCCCTTCCTGGTCGCCACCGATGGGAATCAGCGCCACCGTGGCATTCGCCTGGATAATCGGCAGCGTTTGCGTGCGGCCGGCAGCCTTGATGATCTGGAAGGCCCATTCATCGTGACCGATGCCGTTGACCACCAGCACATCGATATTCATCGCGCGGGTAATGTCGTCGGGCTGCGGCTGGTAGTTGTGCGGGTTAGCCTCTGCGGGGATCAGCGCAACGACCTCGGCCCGATCACCGACGATATTGCTCACGAAGCTGTAGTAGGGATGCAGGGTGATGCCGATCTTGAGCTTCTTTGCCGAGGCGAAGGCAGGGCCGGCAAGCGCGATGGCGGGTATCAACACCAGCAGCGCGATACAACGGCGCCACAAGGCGCGGTGTTTCGTAGAAACAGTCATGGCTGGGTTCCTTTTACGCGTTCGATTTCACTGGCACCGTCGTACGGGATGACTTGGCGCCAATCCTCGCCGACCAGGGATTCGGGCTTGACGATGGCGGGGTAGGGCGCGTTCGGGTCACGGTGGACCCAGATCGTCGCTTGGTTGGCCCACATCACCCCCGCATGGGCGTGACCGATGACCAGCAGGTAGGCGCTCTGGCCCG
This genomic window contains:
- a CDS encoding metal ABC transporter solute-binding protein, Zn/Mn family produces the protein MTVSTKHRALWRRCIALLVLIPAIALAGPAFASAKKLKIGITLHPYYSFVSNIVGDRAEVVALIPAEANPHNYQPQPDDITRAMNIDVLVVNGIGHDEWAFQIIKAAGRTQTLPIIQANATVALIPIGGDQEGVKVVNPHTFVSTTAAIQQVFEIARRLGELDPDNAAVYRKNALAYAGRIRELRAGFMTRFAALDLSSFRCATTHAGYDYMMQEFGLFVSAVIEPRHGVAPTARQLANTIEAIKKANVKVLFAEKNFSLDLAKPIEAATGVKVFALSHITGDTYSADEFEVAMRENLETLAQAVEFTKQ